A genomic stretch from Halalkalibacillus sediminis includes:
- a CDS encoding DUF3221 domain-containing protein — MKLWIAWFVAMLFLLVGCGTGDEVSGEQGNDGNQIDEKISQFEGYVAAYEDERVLIVENELSEPYKDMEFEDFTEKAGQAIYFSLEEIENSMRDSLVLGEKITVEHGAVAESYPGQSSAVSINRVVDEQNDLIVNHEKVDNVHAWHSFLHSKDGSMRKMNTTTEGDSVFTMIQRKEDNYKVMIDGSQDEFGPMEINNYSCGQYAESYEQPDVNITLTDCNNDSGELTLFSLEANQLIIPEQKYSSLSVQTLEGESVFESDDQAIINETIEKIKSGNKTSVAQMGLMASDGKLTLSGEYADVILDYYLDGNVISGGAYIEAGLNY; from the coding sequence ATGAAATTGTGGATTGCATGGTTTGTCGCAATGTTATTTTTATTGGTGGGTTGTGGAACTGGAGATGAGGTCAGTGGCGAACAAGGAAATGACGGTAATCAAATCGATGAGAAGATAAGTCAATTCGAAGGGTATGTGGCTGCATATGAAGATGAAAGAGTATTGATTGTGGAAAATGAATTGAGTGAACCATATAAAGACATGGAATTCGAGGATTTCACGGAGAAAGCAGGCCAAGCGATATATTTCTCACTAGAAGAAATAGAAAATTCTATGAGAGATTCACTTGTTCTCGGTGAAAAAATTACTGTTGAGCATGGTGCAGTTGCAGAGTCTTATCCAGGTCAAAGCAGCGCAGTATCGATCAACAGAGTGGTCGATGAACAAAACGACTTGATCGTGAATCATGAAAAGGTAGATAACGTTCATGCCTGGCATTCTTTTTTACATTCGAAAGATGGTTCAATGAGAAAAATGAATACAACTACTGAGGGAGATTCTGTCTTTACGATGATTCAGAGAAAAGAAGATAACTATAAAGTTATGATTGATGGATCCCAAGACGAATTTGGGCCGATGGAAATAAATAATTATTCTTGTGGACAGTATGCAGAATCCTACGAGCAACCCGATGTGAATATAACATTGACCGATTGCAATAATGACAGTGGTGAGCTCACTCTTTTTAGTTTAGAAGCTAATCAATTGATAATCCCTGAACAAAAATACAGTTCTCTTTCTGTGCAAACGTTGGAGGGAGAGAGTGTTTTTGAAAGCGATGATCAAGCAATCATTAACGAAACGATCGAGAAAATAAAGTCGGGTAACAAGACGTCAGTTGCTCAAATGGGGTTGATGGCCTCTGATGGTAAATTGACTCTTAGCGGAGAATATGCAGATGTAATCTTGGACTATTATCTTGATGGAAATGTTATAAGTGGTGGAGCTTATATCGAAGCCGGGTTGAATTATTAA
- a CDS encoding N-acetylmuramoyl-L-alanine amidase, translating into MRQWIQDAGHGGIDPGAVVHGQQEKEWNLEASIYVNERLKELGYHSTLTRGSDKSLSNQQRTTITKRYPKGISHHFNAGGGKGAEFIHSIHSDGKFEKLLEEEFKKAGYPFRRTFSKRYAEHSNKDYYFMHRETGACRVTIVEYDFLDGPNRNKLKSESYRKGMYECVVRAVVREEKGSFNIPYVEENVDTFYRVITGSFREQKHAQKRIDQLKKVGFDSFIDVLKK; encoded by the coding sequence ATGCGTCAATGGATTCAAGATGCAGGTCATGGGGGAATAGATCCTGGAGCAGTTGTACATGGACAACAAGAAAAAGAATGGAACCTAGAAGCATCAATTTATGTGAATGAGCGACTGAAGGAGCTTGGATACCATTCCACGTTGACTAGGGGTTCAGATAAAAGCTTATCTAACCAGCAACGTACTACAATAACTAAACGTTACCCAAAAGGTATTTCACACCATTTCAACGCAGGTGGAGGAAAAGGTGCTGAGTTTATTCACAGTATCCATTCTGATGGGAAATTTGAAAAGTTACTTGAAGAAGAATTCAAGAAAGCTGGATATCCATTCCGGAGGACATTTTCAAAGAGGTATGCAGAGCATTCAAATAAAGATTATTATTTTATGCACCGGGAGACAGGTGCATGTCGCGTGACGATAGTGGAATATGACTTTTTAGATGGACCTAATAGAAATAAACTTAAAAGTGAAAGCTATCGCAAAGGAATGTACGAATGCGTTGTTCGTGCTGTAGTAAGGGAAGAGAAGGGATCGTTCAATATCCCATATGTAGAGGAAAACGTTGACACTTTTTATCGGGTAATCACCGGCTCTTTCCGAGAACAAAAACATGCTCAAAAAAGAATTGACCAGCTTAAAAAGGTTGGATTCGATTCATTCATTGACGTTTTGAAAAAATGA
- a CDS encoding phage holin family protein has product MTEITLDYINFIMEELLILVPVLLIIGKIIKISTTIPHRYIPLFLLVTSMVLTFTRLGINFESLVQSVLITGTAVFGHQLFKQMKEPKK; this is encoded by the coding sequence ATGACAGAAATCACTCTTGATTATATAAACTTCATTATGGAAGAATTATTGATTTTGGTTCCAGTATTGCTGATTATAGGGAAAATCATAAAAATATCTACGACTATTCCTCATCGCTATATTCCATTGTTTCTGCTTGTTACCAGCATGGTACTAACCTTTACACGCTTAGGGATCAATTTTGAATCACTTGTGCAAAGTGTATTGATTACCGGGACTGCAGTTTTTGGGCATCAATTATTTAAACAAATGAAGGAACCAAAAAAATGA
- a CDS encoding HD-GYP domain-containing protein produces the protein MTIYQTFMKRLLINYVIGSSVAVFVVGGIFIFTTLSLSMSEMYLMAGTILVSVLIMFICEFLVFRKDLRIIKLSLVKKDLENAHLKLAHEQLKKFPFLTVRRIMLPHLLGFAIPAGSLSFSFIQMGYLDVPYSFISFAYIGSILIAAMHALIEYFLTLRAIQPVLFYLKELASDHNLTLSLNEEVQISIQKKLLASFLVIGLFPILLFTLAAQIRLVQISEVLANQYWQWASIIILLSIIFSVIGARLISQSIQQPISTIYDGMQKVQNGDLTIREHDSYTDDFSRLIKGFNHMVDSLETKDHTNQRLLDSFIQTLATALDARDPYTAGHSIRVSESSVEIGRKLGLSPAVLSQLKKTALLHDIGKIGIADEILLKDGKLTDEEFKRIQEHPVLGENILKQVQPSESMSPLLPGVRHHHERYDGKGYPDQLSGDDIPLFGRIIAVADAFDAMTSNRPYRKGMTKHKAMSIIEDGAGSQWDAQCANIFLELKNKA, from the coding sequence ATGACAATCTATCAGACTTTTATGAAACGCCTATTGATCAATTATGTGATTGGTTCATCAGTAGCAGTTTTTGTTGTTGGTGGGATATTTATTTTCACTACGCTTTCGCTTTCCATGAGTGAAATGTATTTGATGGCAGGAACGATATTGGTTTCTGTCTTGATTATGTTCATTTGCGAATTTCTTGTATTTCGCAAAGACTTAAGAATCATAAAGCTCTCATTAGTAAAAAAAGATCTAGAAAACGCTCATTTAAAACTGGCACATGAACAATTAAAAAAATTCCCCTTCTTGACCGTAAGGAGAATTATGTTACCGCATTTGCTCGGTTTTGCTATACCAGCAGGCAGCCTTTCATTCAGTTTCATTCAGATGGGATATCTCGATGTTCCTTATTCGTTTATAAGTTTTGCCTATATCGGTTCCATTCTGATAGCAGCGATGCATGCGTTGATAGAATATTTCTTAACATTAAGAGCCATTCAACCCGTATTGTTTTATTTGAAGGAACTCGCTTCTGATCATAACCTTACTTTATCTTTGAATGAAGAGGTTCAAATATCTATTCAGAAAAAATTGCTAGCAAGTTTTCTGGTCATAGGATTATTCCCTATACTTTTATTCACGTTAGCTGCCCAAATCCGCTTGGTACAAATTTCAGAAGTGCTAGCGAACCAGTACTGGCAGTGGGCCAGCATCATAATTTTATTAAGTATTATATTCTCTGTTATAGGTGCACGTCTTATTTCTCAATCCATACAACAGCCTATCAGTACGATTTATGATGGAATGCAGAAGGTGCAAAATGGAGATTTAACCATCCGTGAACACGATTCCTATACGGACGACTTTTCTCGATTAATCAAAGGGTTCAATCACATGGTAGACTCTTTAGAAACCAAAGACCATACAAATCAACGATTACTTGACAGTTTCATTCAAACACTCGCTACGGCATTAGATGCAAGAGATCCTTATACCGCTGGACATTCTATCAGAGTATCTGAATCATCCGTTGAAATTGGCAGGAAATTAGGACTTTCCCCAGCTGTACTTTCTCAGCTGAAGAAAACAGCCCTCCTCCATGACATAGGTAAGATAGGGATCGCGGACGAAATTCTTTTAAAAGACGGTAAGTTGACAGATGAAGAGTTTAAGAGAATTCAAGAACACCCTGTCTTGGGAGAAAATATTCTAAAACAAGTGCAGCCTAGTGAATCAATGTCTCCCTTACTTCCAGGTGTGAGACACCACCATGAACGTTATGATGGAAAAGGATATCCTGATCAATTATCTGGGGATGACATTCCTTTGTTCGGTAGAATCATAGCAGTAGCAGATGCTTTTGACGCTATGACATCGAACAGACCTTATCGTAAAGGAATGACGAAACATAAAGCTATGTCCATCATTGAAGACGGGGCAGGTTCCCAGTGGGATGCTCAGTGTGCCAACATATTCCTCGAATTGAAAAATAAAGCTTAA
- the ligD gene encoding DNA ligase D, which yields MLKPMLPTLYEEAPRGKEWSYEIKYDGFRCGLEWDNQKITLWSRNGKDLTKKFQEVIEWCERSKDHFQEHLPIYLDGELAVQNTSVQSNFEKIQQRGRMKRAETIKLQSQSRPATFFAFDILLLNGKSIRSLTLQQRREKLENLIPIENNENNRIKVVQSTSNLDGLWDEVFLHRGEGIIAKKINSKYEAGKRSHEWRKIKNYKTVQGTITQWNPENDYFSISVTEQNQWINIGKVKNGFSTENKQTLSTFFHKNGEKLPDSSFQVPPSICADIHCLNAKDGELREPNFGQFRFDLVADSCTYENVLQGLAQFSEEIDLSNLEKQFFKYQSKLDFLIYIRLIAPYLLPHLKDRLLTVIRYPDGVENDHFYQKHVPSHAPTFIKGVGKEEEKHLVCQDLKSLIWIANQAAIEYHVPFQKYMHDSPSEMVFDLDPPSINQFPLAVEAAQLIKKMCEHQNYPTFVKTSGRKGLQIHIPLMDPMSYEQTREFMKAVSSVLVENYPESFTVERLKKHRGNRLYIDYVQHAKGKTIIAPYSPRATREGTVATPLFWNEVEEGLDPTQFTIKNIMKRIEEKGCPWGERYFLTKTM from the coding sequence ATGCTAAAACCAATGTTACCGACTCTCTATGAGGAAGCTCCACGCGGAAAAGAGTGGAGTTATGAAATTAAATATGACGGGTTCAGATGTGGATTGGAATGGGACAACCAGAAAATAACTTTGTGGAGTAGGAACGGAAAAGACTTAACTAAGAAATTCCAGGAGGTCATCGAGTGGTGTGAGAGATCTAAAGATCATTTCCAAGAGCACCTGCCTATTTACTTAGATGGAGAGCTTGCAGTACAAAACACTAGCGTTCAATCAAACTTTGAAAAGATACAACAAAGAGGTCGTATGAAACGAGCTGAAACAATTAAACTTCAAAGTCAATCTAGACCTGCTACATTCTTTGCTTTTGACATACTGTTACTGAACGGAAAATCAATTAGAAGCCTCACTCTACAACAACGAAGGGAAAAATTAGAGAACCTAATACCAATTGAAAATAATGAAAACAATCGAATCAAGGTTGTTCAAAGTACTTCGAATCTCGATGGTTTATGGGATGAGGTTTTTCTTCATAGAGGAGAAGGAATCATTGCCAAAAAAATTAATTCAAAATACGAGGCCGGTAAGAGATCCCACGAGTGGAGAAAGATAAAAAACTATAAGACAGTTCAAGGAACGATCACCCAATGGAATCCTGAAAATGACTATTTCTCAATATCGGTGACGGAACAAAATCAATGGATTAACATTGGTAAAGTTAAAAACGGGTTCTCAACTGAAAACAAGCAGACCTTATCAACTTTTTTTCACAAAAACGGTGAAAAGCTTCCAGATTCTTCTTTCCAAGTTCCCCCTTCTATATGTGCTGACATTCATTGCTTAAATGCAAAAGATGGAGAGCTGAGAGAACCTAATTTTGGTCAATTTCGCTTTGATCTTGTAGCAGATTCGTGCACTTACGAAAATGTACTGCAAGGATTAGCACAATTTTCTGAAGAGATCGATTTATCTAATCTGGAAAAGCAATTTTTCAAATATCAGTCTAAATTAGATTTTCTTATATATATTCGTTTAATAGCTCCTTACCTTCTTCCACATCTGAAGGATCGTCTTTTGACTGTCATCCGTTATCCTGATGGAGTCGAAAATGACCATTTTTATCAAAAACATGTCCCTAGCCATGCCCCCACCTTTATAAAAGGAGTAGGAAAAGAAGAAGAGAAGCATTTGGTTTGTCAAGATTTAAAAAGTTTAATCTGGATTGCAAACCAAGCGGCTATTGAATACCATGTACCTTTTCAAAAATATATGCATGACTCCCCTTCGGAAATGGTTTTCGATTTAGATCCTCCTTCAATCAACCAATTTCCTTTGGCTGTGGAGGCAGCTCAGCTTATTAAGAAAATGTGTGAACATCAAAATTACCCAACCTTTGTCAAAACATCTGGTAGAAAAGGTTTGCAAATTCATATTCCATTAATGGATCCTATGTCTTATGAACAAACAAGAGAATTCATGAAAGCTGTATCATCCGTATTGGTTGAAAATTACCCAGAGTCTTTCACTGTCGAGCGCCTCAAAAAGCATCGAGGGAATCGTCTTTACATCGACTATGTTCAACACGCAAAAGGGAAAACGATCATCGCACCCTACTCACCAAGAGCAACTCGAGAAGGTACTGTTGCCACTCCACTATTTTGGAATGAGGTTGAGGAAGGTTTAGACCCCACTCAATTTACCATAAAAAATATTATGAAGAGAATTGAAGAAAAAGGCTGTCCTTGGGGTGAGCGATACTTCCTAACAAAAACGATGTAA
- a CDS encoding Ku protein, whose amino-acid sequence MHTMWKGTISFGLVNIPVKLHSATENKDIKLRNLHKECQSPIKYEKVCPVCDKEVGNDDIVKAFEYTKNKFVVLEDEELEAIKEESHDKSVEIMDFVKLEDIDPIYFERSYYLSPNEGGTKAYSLLRKALEDTGKIGVAKITIRSKQQLAIVRIYNNTIVMETIHYPDEVRNVQEVPNVPEDEKVVKKELDTAKLLIEQLTTSFEPEKYTDEYRTALLEVIEKKKDGEEVTTAKEPKTTDNVTNLMDALEASLKKTEKGKKKKSTTKKKAKAN is encoded by the coding sequence ATGCATACGATGTGGAAAGGGACAATCAGTTTCGGTTTGGTAAATATACCTGTGAAACTACATTCAGCAACAGAAAATAAAGATATTAAATTACGTAATCTGCATAAAGAGTGCCAATCACCAATCAAATATGAAAAAGTCTGTCCTGTGTGTGATAAAGAGGTTGGGAATGATGATATTGTTAAAGCATTTGAATACACGAAAAATAAATTCGTCGTGTTAGAAGACGAGGAATTAGAAGCGATTAAAGAAGAGAGTCACGATAAGTCAGTGGAAATCATGGACTTTGTGAAATTGGAAGATATCGACCCGATATATTTCGAACGGAGTTATTATTTGTCACCGAATGAAGGCGGAACTAAAGCTTATTCACTTTTGAGAAAAGCGCTTGAAGATACAGGGAAAATTGGTGTTGCAAAAATTACGATTCGTTCCAAACAACAATTAGCAATCGTCAGAATCTACAACAATACGATTGTTATGGAGACGATCCATTACCCGGATGAAGTTCGAAACGTTCAAGAAGTGCCTAATGTCCCTGAAGATGAAAAGGTAGTGAAAAAGGAACTGGATACTGCAAAACTACTGATTGAACAATTGACAACTTCATTTGAGCCTGAGAAGTATACCGATGAATATCGAACAGCTTTACTTGAAGTGATTGAAAAGAAAAAAGATGGAGAAGAAGTGACTACTGCAAAAGAGCCTAAGACGACTGATAATGTAACAAATCTGATGGATGCATTAGAAGCTTCGCTGAAAAAAACAGAAAAAGGCAAAAAGAAAAAGAGCACGACAAAAAAGAAAGCCAAAGCCAACTAA
- a CDS encoding flavodoxin family protein: MSEIKAIFLNASLKSGEEDSNTEALFREVQSIYEEEGVNTEVVRLADYKIPYGITDDLGEGDEWPKILDKVKQSDILILGSPIWLGEKSSLATVAIERLYGSSTHTNDKGQSVYYNKVGGTVITGNEDGAKNAAMSILYGLSHIGFTIPPNVDTYWVGEAGPGPSYMEANGRENEFTQSHVKMLAYNTIYFAKLLKHSPIPPKGNTME, from the coding sequence ATGTCGGAGATCAAAGCGATTTTTCTGAATGCTTCTCTTAAAAGTGGAGAAGAGGATTCTAATACTGAAGCTTTATTTCGTGAAGTGCAATCGATATATGAAGAAGAAGGAGTCAATACTGAAGTTGTTCGTTTAGCTGATTATAAGATCCCCTATGGCATCACGGACGATTTGGGCGAAGGAGATGAGTGGCCCAAAATACTGGATAAAGTGAAACAGTCGGACATTTTGATTCTAGGTAGCCCTATATGGTTAGGTGAAAAGAGTAGCTTAGCAACAGTTGCTATAGAACGTTTGTATGGCAGCAGTACTCATACGAACGATAAAGGTCAAAGTGTTTACTACAACAAAGTCGGGGGCACGGTTATTACAGGAAATGAGGATGGTGCTAAGAATGCTGCAATGTCTATTCTTTATGGACTTTCGCATATCGGTTTCACCATTCCGCCGAATGTCGATACTTATTGGGTAGGAGAAGCTGGTCCTGGTCCATCTTATATGGAAGCAAATGGACGAGAAAATGAGTTCACACAATCTCATGTGAAAATGCTAGCCTATAATACCATTTATTTCGCTAAACTCCTTAAACACAGCCCGATTCCACCTAAAGGAAATACAATGGAATAG
- a CDS encoding DinB family protein encodes MTEEELFAQLMFIRNRTLSMLDATDEKFLDEQPDGFNNNIRWNLGHIFVAQEKRIHNVLGAEPEMPANFFESFNRGTSPSDWGSNVPTLIEIRKHLSDQPHRMKEKLTGRTKDLGVEPFDVTEDYSMKKIEEVVHFMIWHEGLHQGVIIGLKHAHGDKNLF; translated from the coding sequence ATGACTGAGGAAGAGCTCTTTGCACAACTTATGTTTATCAGAAATAGGACATTATCTATGTTGGATGCAACAGATGAGAAGTTTTTAGATGAACAGCCAGATGGTTTTAATAATAACATTCGCTGGAACTTAGGCCATATTTTTGTCGCTCAAGAAAAGAGAATTCACAACGTGCTGGGTGCTGAACCGGAGATGCCAGCTAACTTCTTTGAATCTTTCAATCGTGGAACAAGTCCTTCAGATTGGGGTAGTAATGTCCCTACTTTAATTGAAATTCGAAAGCATTTATCAGATCAGCCCCATCGTATGAAAGAAAAGTTGACTGGCAGAACAAAAGATCTTGGTGTCGAGCCTTTCGATGTGACAGAAGATTACTCCATGAAAAAGATAGAAGAGGTGGTCCATTTCATGATTTGGCATGAAGGGTTACACCAAGGTGTAATTATTGGTTTAAAGCATGCTCATGGTGATAAGAATCTGTTTTGA
- a CDS encoding DinB family protein, translating to MNEKTLFAQLRFIRMRTIAALDATSEENADKQPAGFTNNIRWNLGHIFVAQENLLYAFIGEKPPMPEHFLKWFNRGTSPQDWDGDLPSLEELRQLLKEQPDRMEATFTGQLNEKGPQPFALTEDFVLETIEDAFHFVIWHEGIHQGTITGLKHAIGDEELFKVE from the coding sequence ATGAATGAGAAAACACTATTCGCTCAATTGCGCTTCATTCGTATGCGCACGATTGCAGCTCTAGATGCTACTTCAGAAGAGAATGCAGATAAACAGCCAGCTGGTTTCACAAATAATATTCGTTGGAATTTAGGTCATATTTTTGTTGCTCAAGAAAACTTATTATACGCATTTATTGGTGAAAAGCCACCAATGCCGGAGCATTTTTTAAAATGGTTTAACAGAGGGACAAGCCCGCAAGATTGGGATGGTGATCTGCCTTCACTAGAGGAACTGCGTCAATTACTAAAGGAGCAACCTGATCGTATGGAAGCTACTTTTACAGGGCAACTAAATGAAAAAGGCCCTCAGCCGTTTGCATTAACTGAAGATTTCGTCTTGGAAACGATAGAGGATGCTTTTCATTTTGTCATTTGGCATGAAGGTATTCATCAAGGAACCATTACCGGGTTGAAACATGCCATTGGTGATGAAGAATTGTTTAAAGTGGAATAA
- a CDS encoding class I SAM-dependent methyltransferase: MKNEQIIDFYGASHPELFEIERRCMDRPGKVIDYLNLNLPNGTVIDIGAGNGYTSEKLNKKDRLVLPMEPDDHMIDINKNLAWIKGTAQQIPFHDNSLDAAYATWAFFFSGMKGVDEGVREAERVIRPGGKFIIVDNYGDDEFTSLSPSPGPLSSSVDFWKERGFDYELIHTTFSFDSIAEARKLLSFYFEERGMEVSKREFEYKVVIYSKTIN; this comes from the coding sequence TTGAAAAATGAACAAATAATAGATTTTTATGGTGCTTCACATCCTGAACTATTTGAAATTGAAAGAAGATGTATGGATCGTCCTGGTAAAGTGATAGATTATCTGAACCTAAATTTACCGAACGGAACAGTCATCGACATAGGTGCTGGTAATGGCTATACATCAGAAAAGCTAAACAAAAAGGACCGACTAGTTTTACCTATGGAACCTGATGATCATATGATTGATATAAATAAAAACCTTGCATGGATTAAAGGAACAGCCCAACAAATTCCATTTCATGATAATTCATTGGATGCTGCCTATGCGACGTGGGCTTTCTTTTTCAGTGGAATGAAAGGTGTCGATGAGGGAGTAAGAGAAGCCGAGAGAGTTATTAGACCTGGAGGAAAATTCATTATCGTTGATAACTATGGAGATGATGAATTCACTTCGCTTTCTCCTTCGCCAGGTCCTTTATCTAGTAGCGTTGATTTCTGGAAAGAGCGAGGTTTTGATTATGAATTGATTCATACCACGTTCAGTTTCGATTCGATTGCCGAGGCAAGGAAACTTTTATCCTTTTATTTTGAGGAAAGAGGTATGGAAGTTTCTAAAAGAGAATTTGAATACAAAGTAGTTATTTACTCGAAGACTATTAATTAA
- a CDS encoding thermonuclease family protein, whose amino-acid sequence MAEIFAFIFVISMLGLILGMIYPRIIFMSSRKKVLQIFLPILVICFIMIGVFGEPVEDELSDSEDTEEIEDEETASNQGDLESDSRDEPEEEAETNSSEDDNKEKDDTGSDEPDKNTEEQDPSKNKEESSDDTEQSNNDVNKSEETSDQSTDSDKSNGPTDSVAATVTRVVDGDTIEIQINGQEEQVRLLLVDTPETKHPSLPVQPFGPEASEFAKQKLSGKDIQLEYDGPKRDKYDRLLGYIWVDGQMFNEMLLAEGLARLAYVYDPPYTHYNAYVKAQTKAMNAGKGIWSIEGYVQEDGFNHEGENSSNSDSGASESTTSNSNSSNNTSSNGNLKYDPDGPDRDCGDFDTHQEAQDFYIAAGGPDKDPHRLDRENDGLACESLP is encoded by the coding sequence ATGGCAGAGATATTTGCTTTTATTTTTGTAATAAGTATGTTGGGGCTTATTTTAGGGATGATCTATCCTAGAATCATTTTCATGTCCAGTAGAAAAAAAGTGCTTCAAATCTTTTTACCTATTCTAGTGATATGTTTCATTATGATCGGCGTTTTCGGAGAACCAGTTGAAGATGAACTTTCTGATAGCGAAGACACAGAGGAAATCGAAGATGAAGAAACAGCTTCTAATCAAGGTGATCTTGAATCAGATTCACGTGATGAGCCTGAGGAGGAAGCTGAGACTAACTCCAGCGAGGACGATAACAAAGAAAAAGATGACACTGGATCCGACGAACCTGATAAGAATACCGAAGAACAGGACCCTAGTAAGAACAAAGAAGAATCATCTGATGACACTGAACAAAGCAATAATGATGTAAACAAGTCAGAAGAGACTAGCGATCAGTCAACTGATTCTGATAAATCCAACGGTCCTACTGACTCGGTTGCCGCAACAGTAACAAGAGTAGTAGATGGTGACACGATTGAAATACAAATCAATGGTCAAGAAGAACAGGTTCGATTGTTATTAGTAGATACACCTGAAACCAAACATCCCTCCCTACCCGTACAACCATTTGGTCCAGAAGCTAGTGAGTTCGCAAAACAAAAACTTTCAGGTAAAGATATACAACTAGAATATGATGGCCCAAAACGTGATAAGTATGATCGATTGTTAGGGTATATTTGGGTGGACGGCCAGATGTTCAACGAGATGCTATTAGCAGAAGGGCTAGCACGATTAGCTTACGTTTATGACCCACCTTATACACATTACAATGCTTATGTAAAAGCTCAAACGAAAGCTATGAATGCAGGAAAAGGTATATGGAGCATCGAGGGCTATGTACAAGAAGATGGATTCAACCACGAAGGTGAAAATTCATCGAATAGTGATTCAGGTGCTTCCGAATCAACAACTTCAAATAGTAATAGTTCGAATAACACTTCTTCCAACGGTAATTTAAAATATGACCCTGACGGACCCGATCGTGATTGCGGTGACTTCGATACTCACCAAGAAGCTCAAGACTTTTACATCGCTGCTGGAGGACCTGATAAAGATCCCCACAGATTGGACCGTGAAAACGATGGTTTAGCATGCGAAAGTTTACCTTAG
- the hmpA gene encoding NO-inducible flavohemoprotein: MTTTITSGLDERTRDIIKSTVPVLAEHGEAITTHFYKRMFADHPELKNIFNMVHQKEGKQPRALANAVYAAAKHIDDLTVIAPAAEKIAEKHVSLNIKAEHYPIVGKYLLIAIEEVLGDAVTDEVIDAWGAAYQEIADLFIKIEKEKYDHSPWNDFINFSIAGKVKESEEITSFYLKPVDHRALPSFKPGQYLTIKAEIPGEKYTHLRQYSLSDAPNENHFRISVKKESGRGELPAGIVSSWLHDQVQEGDIIPVSAPAGDFYLDTEKDCPIVLLSGGVGLTPLLSMKKTAEKLHPGRKIYFIHAARNGSVHALKDEMNGENTFIVYEKPSDEDQAYDRKGIVDLEWLKTVVPKEADFYFCGPEGFMRAINTSLKDWGVPGERINYEFFGPQGNLD, encoded by the coding sequence ATGACAACTACAATTACAAGTGGATTAGACGAAAGAACAAGAGACATCATCAAATCGACTGTTCCCGTTTTAGCTGAACACGGTGAGGCGATCACGACTCACTTTTATAAGAGAATGTTTGCTGATCACCCTGAACTGAAAAATATTTTTAACATGGTCCATCAAAAAGAAGGTAAGCAACCAAGAGCATTAGCGAATGCGGTGTATGCTGCAGCAAAGCATATTGATGACCTGACCGTCATTGCACCAGCTGCTGAAAAAATTGCAGAAAAACATGTCAGCTTGAACATCAAAGCTGAACATTACCCTATCGTTGGTAAGTACTTATTGATCGCTATTGAAGAGGTTCTCGGTGACGCGGTGACTGACGAGGTGATCGATGCTTGGGGAGCCGCCTATCAAGAAATTGCAGACCTTTTCATCAAAATTGAAAAGGAAAAATATGACCACTCACCGTGGAACGACTTTATCAATTTCAGTATTGCTGGAAAAGTTAAAGAGAGTGAAGAGATCACTTCTTTCTATTTAAAACCTGTCGATCATAGAGCTTTACCATCATTCAAGCCTGGTCAATACTTGACGATTAAAGCGGAAATTCCAGGAGAAAAATATACGCATCTTCGCCAATACAGTTTGTCTGATGCTCCAAACGAGAATCACTTCCGCATCAGTGTTAAGAAAGAAAGTGGTAGAGGAGAACTTCCAGCAGGAATTGTGTCTTCATGGCTCCATGATCAAGTACAAGAAGGTGATATCATTCCAGTGAGTGCACCGGCTGGGGACTTCTATCTCGATACGGAAAAAGATTGTCCAATTGTTTTATTAAGTGGAGGTGTAGGGCTTACGCCATTATTAAGCATGAAAAAAACAGCTGAGAAGTTGCACCCAGGCCGTAAAATCTATTTCATTCATGCTGCACGTAACGGTTCAGTGCACGCACTTAAAGATGAAATGAATGGCGAGAATACATTTATCGTGTATGAAAAACCTAGTGATGAAGATCAGGCTTATGATAGGAAAGGTATAGTGGACTTAGAATGGTTGAAAACAGTAGTTCCTAAAGAAGCCGACTTCTATTTCTGTGGACCTGAAGGATTCATGAGAGCAATTAATACATCATTAAAAGATTGGGGAGTTCCTGGAGAGCGTATCAACTATGAATTTTTCGGGCCTCAAGGAAACTTAGATTAA